In Biomphalaria glabrata chromosome 8, xgBioGlab47.1, whole genome shotgun sequence, the genomic window TCAGTAAATTGAATCAGAGTTATTATCTTCTTTTGGTTCCAAGAACTGTCAATGCCAGGGGTGAAAACGGGGATAAGCTCCTACTTCCCTAGATATGACCCCAAAACTTGCGTCTCTAAATGCTTCTGACAGTCAAATCCAGTTCCTGGCCTCTACGtgtaattttttcatttttatggaTATTCCAGTCACAACTAGACCCAGATGTTCTTTGACGTCAGCATTGGAGCAACATAGTGTTTTTTTCTACTTTGGCTGGCCACTTTGTAAAATCAAGTGTAACAACTGGCTAATACCCGATGTGCTGATTTAAGACTATCCTGTAGGCGGTGCTGCAATAGATTGCTTTGTGATATTTGTTGGATGGTGTGTGACGATAATTAATTTTCAGTCGGTTTGCAgcttttaaagtaattttattgTCTCTGTCACCTATGTGACTTCTTTTTATTAATCTGACGGCGGTTTAAATGTAATGTCAAAAATGAGCGGTCGGGAAATCACTTCCTATCGGAAAAATTGCTTGTATGTTCTAAGAGTTCTAAATATCATTGTACAGAGCATTTGAAAGAACATTATTAAAGTTTCCCTACAGTCTAGAAAAACCGTTGCTAAATTAAAATAGTTATCCACTTTACCAATAATTGACCAATTATGGCTTAGAAAAAGGTTTTTGCAATGTAGATTTTCATATCGTTAAGTTTCAATGTTTAATACTGAAGCTGGTGCATGGAATCTAGACTCAATGAAGCAGaacttttgttatgtttcgTAATCATTATCTTTTTGTTGTTTGCTTCAACTGTTTCGTTATGAAGCCGCATGCgtccatgtgctctcttctatgtcggCCAAAGCaggttgacgcctaagctggtctttacaGCGTTTGGGCACCTCTAAAACGTCGATCACCTTCATCAATGACCTGTCTGATGATACTAAAGCCATACTATAAGACAAatagtttgtttatttcttcGTGTATATAATGTTgagattaacaaataaaatgagttagacttgatctatttatagatatctAATGTTTGAATCAATAATACACATTGTGTTCTAAAAATTCGGTGAATTCAACgtttattttctatttaccAGGTGATCATGAAACTCAGGAGTCAGAAGGTGGAGAAGCTGATCTACATAAATATATTGTTGGCTGTAAGAAGAATCCAGGTCATAAACAGTTTATACCTGTTGATAAATTTACCTTGAAACATCTACCTGAAGGTCTGCAAGACAATGATTTGTATGAATGCATCAAATTATCAGCTGACCTGACTGTTAGAGTAGCTGTTGAAATGATAAGTCCTAATAGACCGAAATTTTGGCCTAAGACAATTCAACCATATCCATTTTATAATGTGAGTAACACAAAACCTTTGAGGACAGGAAGTGGAAGAGTGTGCTATGTAAAGAAATATCAAAATGAAGTCAGACAAGATCTTaagtgttggtgtagaaaaTGTCTACATTCAGATTCACCCAGCAATGAATGGTGGGAGTTTTATGTGACCACAGCCACACATGTAGTTTTTGATGACATTGAGGCCAGACACACGACCTTAAGATTGTTTTATGATAGAAATGATAGTCCAGTGTTAATTGTTGATAAGGTCAGCGTCGATTATGTCAACATTGAATACGACTCGTTTAGGTTGAAATGTGTAACATGTGATAAAACTTTAGGAAATAAACTGATGGATATTAGGAAACATTATCAAAATGTCTTGAAGAAAGTATTTGAGAAAGACTTTTTCTCTAGACCTAAACAAAAGCTCAACTTTATAGTGTCACATCCTCATGGATGTTCTAAACAGGTCAGTATTGGTCAATGGACGAACAAACTAGAGATGGGTTATACATGTAAGTTTACTTATACAACGTGTACATGTCCAGGCAGTAGTGGAGCACGTGTCCACTGTGTGGGGTATAATGACTGGTGGTATGACCATGTTCATAGTGGAAGTATAAAGTCTGGATTAAATTACAGTGGAGTTGGTTATGTTTCGTGAGTCGTTTACAACACTTTGTATTCTTAACATTCAGATatacaaatgaaatgtttattttttgacATAAATACTATTATATTTTCTTGACTAAATATTgagttatagatttttttaatgacttaaaaaagaagattattttttctGTCGTCTTTAAATTTGTTAAGTTGCCATTAGAtctaatttacttttaaatatctatCGCCTTGGTAcgtttattacaattatttacattaggcctatatttaagTTTTGTACCAGATACTGGTGACTGTTCCTATGCAAATATGAATTAACTACTATGGATTTCTTACGGTATATACGTGCATTTTTATGTGGCATGTCAAAAGTAAGAGTctaatatcttcttatcttatatgatacagacgttacatcaaaaagaagatgataacgtgAGATATGTGAGATTGtgttttagcggcccccgaaatggaAAAAtacgttattagttttgtgtggcctgtctgtccatctgttcGTCAGTCCAtacgtcccgtttagatctcggaAACTAGAAGATAAAAATGAAACTTCACTCCAAGGTAGACTGGGGAGCGCTGAGAGCAAAGCCCCGGATCCAAACATTATTCcccttttttaaacattaaaaaatgccttttctgaggtatctacagtgcaatttgcttgctactcttccgctaaaaaattcaaaaatcaaatttactatttattgcacttaattaatggagtccagcgactggtagaaaatggtaactgTAGTTTTGCTTGAGTTTTTGTATTGAAGGAGGAGGATAAACacaaaaacccttttggctacgcttagGAAATTcgttgactgtagtttgcttaagttggcttcAATGGGgaataaagtaaagttttcttttcagacaatgaggtgtGAGGCAAATGATGATTTGACCCCCACCCTCCCGGCTATGCCCATATGTCATATTATGGGTATAATGGGTGTAAGCCTAATactcttcaaaataaatacagtttgataacgcatcaaAAACTAGATGTATGTTTGCGTTGGATTAcattatgtattttatttatacatgtatgtagtctgaaaactataaacaatgcaatagcagccttaatgagtttgaaacattttggtattacttatagattacagacgtttctttaaaaaaataagatggttacatcctacgcattccatgtgttaatctagtcatgcatgtttatctgtgacttaaaatatgctaagtcattggttttcctggctgactcaggcaacccatttcattaaaagataaaagaatGCAGAACGATTAGAGGTGcattcattatttaaaatataaatataaatctcctttcattaaatattggaTGTGACAGCGCCATAtgcttataatttattataattattataagaatttcCATCTTTAATGACTTCATGCTATGCATACTAAGCATAAATGTTccattaattttaatatttaaaaatgttttaaatctagatttaaaaaaaaaagttttttgtaagccttatttgtagtatttttagatctatggtattaaaaataaaaaaaaataaaagaaaacttacTTTTCTGTACAAATCTAAGAAAAAAGAACTGTATACCCAAATTGAGTtttgaataagttgggtggtttgggTGGTTGTGTGTGTTAAAGCTAATTTCTATTTAGTATTTTTAAAGAGCTTCTTCTTCCTTGTTCTCATTTTAAAggtggagcgttcagatgactagaccaatatatgagatgaactgcgaaATGGTTTCAGAATCAGGGAGCTCTctaaatagttttctttctattgggatgTTTTAGGGCCAGTGTCTTGCACGGGCATCATGGTAAAGAGAATTCAAGttcatgccgctcgtgcatggCAAAATGTACGGtgtaacgttttgcaaatgatagtaatatctgtgtcttgctgctgtcactttttttttaagttgtctgcaataaagtttttttttcttttgtcgcGACCAGACcagcccatttggtaccggcccaccaggCATTTGCCCATAAAGCCAGTCCTGGCTAGGACACGTTTTCATGTGACTCTGGAGCCATATTCTCGAGAGAAATTTCCATTCAAATATATCGAAATTAAAGGTACTATTCGCTTTCATTgtagagtaaaataaaaaataaagaaaagtttatcttttagatcttgtggtctatagggcagatgatgttaaggtcatctgtttctgtggcctacggttcacgagagtgtcatgtggctagcacaatgtcaggtacctattgaTTGTTCTTCATTCGGCCAAATGACTAAATCTGCGATTGCTACGTTGTCTGAGGATTTCAAAGAAGCTTAGAAGTCGTGTAAGAATTCCTTTGCCTCAATATtcattctaaaaaaatttaaatcacGTTTGGAATATGTGTTGTATTCAGAATATATAATTAAGACAAGATGTAAACTAACCTTTTAACATTTCATCAAATTACAATTAAGCTTTTAGTAGTACTACACTTGTTTAATAATTTGCCCTATATAACTGTCTTCGGTAATTCTAAAACAGAAGATTTACAACTAGAA contains:
- the LOC106054675 gene encoding uncharacterized protein LOC106054675 isoform X1, which gives rise to MSQMTSGMSSHKNIFSTEQSNDLSLLIGDHETQESEGGEADLHKYIVGCKKNPGHKQFIPVDKFTLKHLPEGLQDNDLYECIKLSADLTVRVAVEMISPNRPKFWPKTIQPYPFYNVSNTKPLRTGSGRVCYVKKYQNEVRQDLKCWCRKCLHSDSPSNEWWEFYVTTATHVVFDDIEARHTTLRLFYDRNDSPVLIVDKVSVDYVNIEYDSFRLKCVTCDKTLGNKLMDIRKHYQNVLKKVFEKDFFSRPKQKLNFIVSHPHGCSKQVSIGQWTNKLEMGYTCKFTYTTCTCPGSSGARVHCVGYNDWWYDHVHSGSIKSGLNYSGVGYVS
- the LOC106054675 gene encoding uncharacterized protein LOC106054675 isoform X2; protein product: MPLHQMPGDHETQESEGGEADLHKYIVGCKKNPGHKQFIPVDKFTLKHLPEGLQDNDLYECIKLSADLTVRVAVEMISPNRPKFWPKTIQPYPFYNVSNTKPLRTGSGRVCYVKKYQNEVRQDLKCWCRKCLHSDSPSNEWWEFYVTTATHVVFDDIEARHTTLRLFYDRNDSPVLIVDKVSVDYVNIEYDSFRLKCVTCDKTLGNKLMDIRKHYQNVLKKVFEKDFFSRPKQKLNFIVSHPHGCSKQVSIGQWTNKLEMGYTCKFTYTTCTCPGSSGARVHCVGYNDWWYDHVHSGSIKSGLNYSGVGYVS
- the LOC106054675 gene encoding uncharacterized protein LOC106054675 isoform X3 is translated as MSQMTSGMSSHKNIFSTEQSNDLSLLIGDHETQESEGGEADLHKYIVGCKKNPGHKQFIPVDKFTLKHLPEGLQDNDLYECIKLSADLTVRVAVEMISPNRPKFWPKTIQPYPFYNVSNTKPLRTGSGRVCYVKKYQNEVRQDLKCWCRKCLHSDSPSNEWWEFYVTTATHVVFDDIEARHTTLRLFYDRNDSPVLIVDKVSVDYVNIEYDSFRLKCVTCDKTLGNKLMDIRKHYQNVLKKVFEKDFFSRPKQKLNFIVSHPHGCSKQTIPALIPPECDK